In a genomic window of Pedobacter sp. KBS0701:
- a CDS encoding alpha-amylase, whose product MQNQTLIQFFHWYYNEEQNLWTKVAAEASHLKEIGITALWLPPAYKSNNATYDVGYAVYDLFDLGEFDQKGSVHTKYGSKDEYIKAIEALHENGISALADAVFNHKAGGDELEKIAVRTVNPEDRNEFTSDVFEIEAWTKFTFPGRKGKYSEFIWNHECFSGVDWAEDIKETAIYSIQNHLGEGFEEVPSTEFGNYDYLMYNDIDYRNRAVVEELKYWGEWVVETTKVDGFRLDAVKHINPDFIVEWIDHLNQKFNREFFIVAEDWNVVDIAGQLNYIEITGGRTQIFDSLLHHNFFLASKDEAFDMRTIFDGTLVQVKPDLAVTFVDNHDSQPLQALESYVDFWFRPLAYAMILLRMQGIPCLFFPDLYGGIYDDKDKEGDEVHVELVAIPAVETMSKIRTALAYGEQRDYFDHGICVGWTRAGDEEHENSGLAVLLSTGEEGFKEMEIGKHFAGKTFVDALGYRQQEVVIDENGWAEFHCNAGSVSVWVLKVG is encoded by the coding sequence ATGCAAAACCAGACCCTGATCCAATTTTTCCATTGGTATTATAACGAAGAACAAAATTTATGGACTAAAGTAGCTGCCGAAGCAAGTCATTTAAAAGAAATTGGGATAACCGCTTTATGGTTGCCACCAGCCTATAAATCAAACAATGCGACCTATGATGTTGGTTATGCAGTTTACGACCTTTTCGATTTGGGTGAGTTCGATCAGAAAGGGAGTGTGCACACCAAATACGGCTCTAAAGATGAGTATATCAAAGCTATTGAAGCATTGCACGAAAATGGAATTAGCGCCTTGGCCGATGCGGTTTTTAACCATAAAGCAGGTGGCGATGAACTTGAGAAAATAGCCGTTAGAACTGTAAATCCAGAAGATAGAAATGAATTTACCAGCGATGTTTTCGAAATCGAAGCCTGGACAAAGTTTACTTTCCCCGGACGAAAGGGTAAATATTCTGAATTTATATGGAATCATGAGTGTTTTAGTGGGGTAGACTGGGCAGAGGATATCAAAGAGACTGCTATTTATTCGATCCAAAACCATTTAGGTGAAGGTTTTGAAGAGGTTCCATCTACTGAATTTGGCAATTACGACTACCTGATGTACAATGATATCGATTACCGCAACAGGGCTGTAGTTGAAGAGTTAAAATACTGGGGCGAATGGGTAGTGGAAACCACTAAGGTAGACGGTTTCAGGTTAGATGCGGTTAAACACATTAATCCGGATTTTATTGTAGAGTGGATCGACCACCTCAACCAAAAATTTAACAGGGAGTTTTTTATTGTTGCCGAAGATTGGAACGTCGTGGATATAGCGGGGCAATTGAATTATATTGAAATTACCGGTGGCAGGACGCAAATATTCGATTCGCTCCTGCACCATAACTTTTTCCTGGCCAGTAAAGATGAAGCCTTTGATATGCGGACGATTTTTGATGGAACGCTGGTACAGGTAAAGCCTGATCTGGCGGTAACCTTTGTGGATAATCATGATTCGCAACCTTTACAGGCACTAGAATCTTATGTCGATTTTTGGTTCAGGCCTTTAGCGTATGCCATGATCCTTTTGCGCATGCAAGGCATTCCGTGTTTATTCTTTCCTGATTTGTATGGAGGAATTTATGATGATAAAGATAAAGAAGGTGATGAGGTACATGTTGAGTTAGTGGCTATCCCTGCGGTTGAAACGATGAGTAAAATCCGTACAGCATTAGCCTACGGTGAGCAACGTGATTATTTTGACCATGGTATTTGTGTAGGATGGACCCGTGCTGGTGATGAAGAACATGAAAACAGTGGTTTAGCCGTATTGTTGAGTACAGGAGAGGAAGGATTCAAAGAAATGGAAATAGGTAAACACTTTGCCGGAAAAACCTTTGTTGATGCCTTAGGCTATCGCCAGCAGGAAGTAGTTATTGATGAAAATGGCTGGGCAGAGTTTCATTGCAATGCCGGCAGTGTTTCGGTGTGGGTGTTGAAAGTGGGTTAG
- a CDS encoding acyl-CoA thioesterase has product MSLKKKFARESFTIMNELVLPNDTNTLNNLMGGRLLHWMDIAAAISAQKHCNRIVVTASVDNVSFKQPIKLGDVITIEAKVTRAFNTSVEVRLDVWAENIPSGARQKSNEAYYTFVALDQSARTIPVPELIPETQEEIDLFDGALRRRQLRLVLGGKMHPDDASELKALFFKA; this is encoded by the coding sequence ATGAGTTTAAAAAAGAAATTTGCCAGAGAAAGTTTTACCATTATGAACGAATTGGTATTACCAAACGATACCAATACCTTAAATAACCTGATGGGTGGGCGTTTGCTTCACTGGATGGATATTGCAGCGGCAATTTCGGCTCAAAAACACTGTAATCGTATCGTGGTGACCGCTTCAGTTGATAATGTTTCTTTTAAACAGCCCATTAAATTAGGTGATGTAATTACCATCGAAGCCAAAGTAACCCGTGCTTTTAATACCTCGGTAGAAGTTCGTTTAGACGTATGGGCAGAAAATATTCCAAGTGGTGCAAGGCAGAAAAGCAACGAAGCTTACTATACCTTTGTAGCGCTTGATCAGAGTGCACGCACCATACCTGTACCAGAACTTATTCCGGAAACGCAGGAAGAAATTGATTTGTTTGACGGCGCCCTGCGCCGCAGGCAGTTACGTTTGGTTTTGGGTGGCAAAATGCATCCTGATGACGCCAGCGAACTGAAGGCACTTTTCTTTAAAGCATAA
- a CDS encoding cation:proton antiporter — protein MTTYTILIILSGLVIFSYLFDLVASKTKVPSVLLLLLLGIGLRLLVDNLKIQTFNFLSILPTLGTVGLILIVFEGSLELKYDQHKNKIIKSAFFSALSILLGTTSVITTIIYQISHHDLYTCIANAIPFSVISSAIAIPSAAALNNKDKEFVIYESSFSDILGIIIFNFTITNHSVTTSAFIGLGLSTFLILLLSAIACVVLLYIMGRLVHHIKFFLIIAILILVYAIGQSHHLSSLVLILSTGLFLNNADTIQNVWFRSIFLYKNLTADLSQLYQLSAESAFILRTFFFVIFGFTMNIGELNNKVVLANGFFILITIYLIRMLFLKIFKKDTLGPILYIAPRGLISILLYFNLPASLKIQEVGTPFLFLVVLGSSIVMTLGITLSKRNSVIE, from the coding sequence ATGACAACTTATACCATTCTTATTATTTTAAGCGGATTAGTAATATTCTCTTATCTGTTTGATTTAGTGGCGAGTAAAACCAAGGTGCCATCGGTTTTATTGCTCCTGCTTTTAGGTATCGGTTTACGTTTACTGGTCGACAACCTGAAGATACAAACCTTCAATTTCCTCTCTATCCTACCCACATTGGGTACGGTGGGTTTAATTTTGATTGTTTTTGAGGGCTCACTCGAACTCAAATATGATCAGCATAAAAACAAGATCATTAAAAGCGCTTTTTTTTCGGCCTTAAGTATTTTACTCGGTACCACCAGCGTAATTACCACCATCATTTACCAGATTTCGCACCACGATTTATATACCTGCATTGCCAATGCCATCCCTTTTAGTGTCATCAGTTCGGCCATTGCCATTCCATCGGCCGCAGCTTTAAACAATAAAGATAAAGAGTTTGTGATCTACGAATCGTCTTTCTCTGATATCCTGGGGATCATCATTTTTAATTTCACCATTACCAACCATTCGGTCACTACCTCCGCATTTATCGGCCTGGGCTTAAGTACCTTTCTCATCCTTTTGCTATCGGCCATTGCCTGTGTGGTATTGTTGTACATTATGGGCCGGTTGGTACACCACATCAAATTTTTCCTGATTATCGCCATCCTTATCCTGGTTTATGCCATTGGTCAATCTCACCACCTCTCTTCGCTGGTGCTGATCCTGAGTACAGGTTTATTCCTGAACAATGCCGATACCATCCAGAACGTTTGGTTCAGGAGTATTTTTTTATACAAGAATTTAACGGCCGATTTATCGCAGCTTTACCAGTTATCGGCAGAAAGTGCCTTTATTTTGCGGACTTTTTTCTTCGTTATTTTCGGTTTTACGATGAACATCGGCGAACTGAACAATAAGGTTGTACTCGCCAATGGCTTTTTCATTCTGATCACGATATACCTCATCAGGATGCTCTTCCTTAAAATATTTAAAAAGGACACTTTAGGTCCGATTTTATACATCGCCCCCCGCGGCCTGATCAGTATTTTACTTTATTTCAACCTGCCCGCCTCACTAAAAATACAGGAAGTGGGTACGCCGTTCCTGTTCCTGGTAGTATTGGGCTCGAGTATTGTAATGACGCTGGGGATAACCTTGAGCAAGAGAAATAGTGTGATTGAGTAG